Part of the Pseudobacteriovorax antillogorgiicola genome, TTGGCTTAGCCCCAACTAAGGCCAAGAACGTGTTTCGTCTGAGCCAAATCTTGATCGATCAGCACAAAAGCCGGGTCCCAAAAACTAAGGAAGAGCTTGAAGCCTTGCCTGGGGTTGGCCGCAAAACTGCCAACGTGATCCTCGGCGAGCTGTTTAAACACCCGACTCTGGCCGTTGATACCCACGTTTATCGAGTGACGATGCGCCTTGGTCTCCATGTGGAAGCCAACGCTGATAAGTGTGAGGAGCAACTTTTGAAAGTTGTTAACCCGAAGTACCTTCCCGCAGCTCACCACTGGTTTATCTTGCTTGGGCGCTATACCTGCAAGGCTATCAAACCCAACTGTGACGCCTGCCAACTCACTGATATTTGCCCATCCTATCCCGTCTAGGGCTGAGCTCCCCACAGTATCAACAAAAGGTCATTGCCGGCTAACACTGGCAAATTTTCTGCAATGGAAGGGGAAGCCCGATAGCTTGCCCTGCCTCTGTGCTACAAGAGGCTGAAATCTCAAAACTTTCTATTTCTAGAGGTGGCTGACTTGAAGGCCCTGATCGAGACTCAGTCTGCTCCATCTACTCTTCCTGAGCAGGTCACTTTTAGCGCAATACTTTTGACGGCTGCGTGTCATTGCTAGCAAACTTGTGTGGGAGTCCTTTTTTGAACTTCCTCATTTCGTCACCGCATCGATGCCAACATTTATTCATACTTTGGCTGCTGCCTTTCTTCTGCATGGCATATGCTCATCGAATCGTGAGGTCTTGATCTTGGCTGGCATCGCAAGCTTTGGCTTTGAGTTTTCCCAGGCCGTGCTTCCCTCTCTAGGGGTATTTGATGTCACGATATGGTTTCCATCGCAATGGCCCTTGCTCTTTATCAAGCGATTCACAGGACTCATCGTTCTCAAAAAAATCCTAGATTGCCAATAATCCAGAAAACAATTGTTCTTACGATACTTTCAGCAACATCTTTAGCCTCTAGCGACATCGATGCAAGCTATTCTCACGGAGTCGATGAAAACTATTTTTCTGCTGTTGGTATGGTTTACTAGTACTTTCACATATAGGCAGTTCCAACCTGGCTCCAAGGCCCCCATTACTGCGGTCCGTTTAATTCTTTGGATATAAAAATAACTATTCTGCTGAAGAGTTCGACAGACTGAAAGTACCCGATGAAATGCCTCTGCTAGGCTGGGGAATCGATTATATCAGGCCTGATAGCTTTGGCTTTGAACTAGGCTGCAAGCTGAGCAAGCAGAGCCAGCGCGTGACAAATGAAGTCTACCACAGCAAGTCAACCACCCCGGCCAGTGCAAGTTACCAGGAACGTGGTCTGTATAGTGGTCTTTTGAAACAGCTTTACGAAGATGTTCAACTTCGCTTGCTACTATCGGCTGGGTTAACATGGAGTGAGATAGCTGTCAGCCTCAGTGAAAAATCATTTCATGAGGACGATTCTGGCGATGGACTAGGAGTGTACCTAGCGAGTACACTGATGGGTAACTTCTATAGAAGCTTTACCATTAGCCTACGGACAGAAATCCGAAGATCCAACCATAGGCTAGATCACTTGGGCATCGACCAGCCACACTACGATGGCTCGATTTTGCTCGGCTTTCACTTAGCTCCTCCAGCTTTACAAGACTTGCTCAACTAGCCTGGCTGACTACGGACCTACCACGGCCCTTCGGGGTCAATCAGTAGATTGACTCCCATATCCCTAAGATCACATAGAATTTGTGGCATCGGTAGCCCGATAATCGCAGTGCTGTCACCAAGAACTTTTTCAAACAGGTGGACTCCCCTGTTTTCGTACTGATAACAGCCAGCACAGCCTTGCCACTCATCAGTAGCTACATAAGCATCTACCTCTGCCTCGCTCAGGGCTCTCATCGTCATCGGAACAGAAACCACACGACTCTGCATGGATTTTTGGCCTTTAGAACCAACTAAAACAAGGGCGTAGGCTGAATGCAAATAGTGAGTTTTTCCCGAAAACAACCGCAAGCGGGCCTTGGCTTCATCAGCAGTTGCCACTTTCCCATAAGGCTTCCCTTCGAACTCCAGCACCTGATCACCAGCTATTACAATACTTTTCGGTGGGGCCTCGACTCCATTTCCTTTTGCTTCGGCCCTCAACTGCGCCATAGCGAGCGGCTGGCTATGGACGATCGCTTCTTCATCAGCGGCCGAGCCAAGCTGTCTAAAGTGCCGGATTCCTGCCTGTCCAAGGACCATTGCTCTATATTTTGACGTAGATCCTAGAATCAATTCATTGATATTCATATTTGGCTCCATTAGTATGCGACATCCGCTAGCATGCTGACTACCCGCAGCATAGACTCTGTCATCTTCAAGCTCAAACTGAGACGCCTCTTGTGTGCCAGCTAGCGCCCATGCTTTCGTCAACGGATAAGGTTCATCACATGTCACGCGAATTAGATAGCCCCTTTATTCCTGAAGAATTTCTTGCGATTGGCCAGGATCCTCAGAGCCTCACTGCGCGAAGCGCTGAAAGGTTTGGAGTCTCGGTGGAAACTTTTATCAACTGGCGTTGGCAGATGAAACATCAGATTGCAGAAAAGCAGCAACTTCATGATGTCTTGGACTTAAAGGACCAGGAGGACTTGGGCTTCGAGCAGCTTAAAGATCTATTCGTAACCGGTATTACTCCCTACTACGCCGGACTCATGGCGCCTCGACTAGAAAAGGCAGAAGACTGCCCGGTGCGATTGCAAGCGATGCCGCGAACTGAGGAGCGCTTCGATTCTGTCGGCGTAGCAGATCCATTGGACGAAGTGCCCCACTCACCAGTGAAAGAAGTAGTCCACGTTTACCCCGATCGGGTTGCCTTTTGCGTGGCACAGCTATGCCCCGTCTACTGCCGCTACTGCTTTCGCAAGCGTCGTGATGACGAGGTCGGCCTCCACTTCAATCGCCAAATCGTCGACCGAGGTATTGATTATATCGCGAGCAATCCAGCGATTCGCGACGTTTTGATCACAGGTGGTGATCCATTTATTGCCTCCGATGCCGCTCTAGATAATCTTCTGAGCCGCATCCGAGCCATTCCTCATGTAGACATCATCCGATTTGGAACTCGCACCCCGGTAACTCTTCCATATCGAGTTACTGCAAAGCTTGGCAAGATTTTAGCCAAATACCATCCTGTTTGGCTGAACACCCACTTCAACTGCCCAGAAGAGTTAACTCCCGAGGCTCAGCAAGCCATTCGTAATTTGGTAGACGCCGGAGTCCCCGTTGGTAACCAAGCTGTCCTATTGCGTGGTGTCAACGATTCCGAGGACCGCATGCTGACCTTGTGTCGCCAGCTTCTTAAATCGCGAGTTCGACCCTATTACGTGTTCCACCCCCATGCTGTCGAAGGCACCGAACACCTGAGGGTCGATCTACGAAGGGGCATGAAAATCATGAAGTCACTGCGAGGCAATATTACCGGATTTGGAATACCCACGTATGCTTTGGATACCCCAAGTGGCAAAATTCCCATCCAGCACAACTACATGCTCAAGGAAGATGGCGAAGATCTCATCGTTGAAACCATCCGTGGCGAAATCTGGCGAGAGCGATCTGTTTTAACAGAGCTTTAGCCATAGAACTCCTAACAATCAAAGTTTCAAGACTTTTCTAAAGCTCACCGTGGAATCTGTTCACAAAACGAGGACTCAAGCGCAAGATAGCCGAAGCTTTTAAGTGGAGTTCCTCTCAAACCCTCGTTAAGATCCCATCAATGCTACCCAGTAGATGATGACTCTCTCAAGCGAGGACGACCATGAGAATTAGCCCCCAACTCAAAGCCATTGGCTCGATTCTAGCGATTGTAGCCATTGCAGCCTGCTCCAAAGGAAAAAACAAGTCACCCCAAAATGGGGAGAAGCCACAAACTGAATTTTCCCTAATTGAGTTAGGATTAACACCAACTCCACCGATTGGGGATAAAATAAGTGTTTTTAAGAGCACACGAGATTGCTCTGCCAAGTTGCTAGACACTGGCTCTTACGAAATCAATTGTGATCAGCGCCCATGGAGCCTACCGGAGGTGGAAGACAATTATGATACCACTTCTGGAATGAAAAGTTTCATTTCGCACTTTGCTGAGCAGCGAGCGACCTTTGATGTTTTATGTCAGAAAGACACCTACATAAACCTGTCGATATCCTATCAAGGTATTGAGTTCGAACCCAACTTCCACGAGAAGTCATTTGCCTTCTCGATAAACCGGGAAGACTTCGACCCAGAGCACCTAGAAATTTCTCATGGTAACACCCGGAGGTCACTCGATGATATTAAGAACCTGAATAACTGTCAGGTGACCTATCTAGGTGATGTCACAGTCCCTAAGAGCATTAGAGACATTTCTGAACTTGAAGGCAAAGGCTTTTCCTCGGAAGATCTGATCAAGCTTGATTTCGAATATTGGAATCAGATTTTCGAAAACGACATGTATATATGGGATCAATTGGAAGCTAAATCTCTGCTCATCACACAAGGGCAATTCTTTGAAAAACATGAGGGCTTCGATATCTTCACAGAACTTCAAGAAGAGTTCAGGGTCTTTCCTCGACAGGAACTATCAGACGATTCATTTCGCTATAGCACGCGATGCCTTGGCGAACCTGACGAAATGGTAGAATTTAGTGGCGCGTACAATTTTTCCGAGTATAGCAGATGTAGTATGCATCTCGATTTTAAAGCTAGCCAAGATTTCCAATCAAATCGTTACTTCCTTGCTATTACCTACTTTGGCGTTTCCGATCAAATCCTTAACCGCGAATTCAATAGTATAAATTACCTTCCTCGGACGGTATCGCTTGACCACGAAATCCTTCAAAATGTGTCCAGGATTGATTTAACTTTGATTGCAAAAGACGAAGGGATCGCAAGCTACTCAAAGGCACTCTACTTATCAGCTGCTCCGAAATTTGATGCCAATAGCTACTTGATTAGCAGGATTGAAGCAGACAATGACAATATAGATCATCAATTTTTCAAAAACTTGACTGACTATGCATCATTTGCCACCGAAACCTACTTCCATTTGGGGTTAAACTATCAGTTAAGGTTCTTGGAGGTAGTTGATATTCCGAAAAGCTTGACGAACTGGACGGCATGCCTTCGAGAGTCGCGAGATGGACCAGATATTTATTGCTCTCCATACGAAACATTCATCAACCGCTTTGCAGATGATCGAAAAAACGTCTATCTCTCTGGATCGTGGCTACCTGAAAAATATTTGGATAAGAATATGTTTCTAAGTTTCAAGGGCAGGAATTTTGATCTTTCGACTTACAGGTTCGTAGACCAACCTTCCAGCTTCACAAGAGAAGTCCATATTTACGGCGACAATCCTAAAGGAATCGTGCAGCACCAATTTCAAACAGACAAAAGTGGGCAATTTCAGCAATTGTTAATTAGACGAAAAGTTCCCTTTGAGTTCTTCAATGTAGGTATTAAAGCAAGGTTTGAATGTCTTGGGCAGAGCAATGGTCAAAATTATCAATCTAATTTCCAAACAAGCTTTACCAAACCGACATTGGTAGTCACTGAGGAAGATATTGTTGCGTCCTTTTCTGGCAACTTGCCATGTTCCGCTGGGATTGAGGTTCAATCGATTTCACTAGTCGACTGGGAGTTGAATCGAAGCTTCTTCACCCTAACTCCATAAGCCACTAGAGTTGTCGCAGGAGCTATCAAAGATAGCGCTTGCGGCATAAGAGTTTATTCTCCTAAAATAGTTGCTAACCATTGTTTGGGGCTAGAAGCAGATAGAAATATTCTAGATTATTCTTGACATGACTATGCTAATTGCATATATTTTTCGATATGAAAGTACGACTGACACAAGCAGCAAAACAACTCGGAGTTCATCCTGATACTCTTAGAAGATGGGCAAACGCTGATAAGATTAAGGTTGCTGGCACAACACCAGGTGGGCAAAGACTCTTTGATCTGAACGAGATCGCCCAAGCGATTAAGTCGCCCACCAATCGGATCCTCGTCCAGGATAAACCAACTGTAGCTTATGCTAGAGTCAGTTCTCATGACCAA contains:
- the nth gene encoding endonuclease III, which encodes MKSPNSRPRKKAVKRDFRPKGRPFSQAKRREIAEKTILRLRDLDPNPKCELFYKTQFQLLVSVVLSAQTTDKMVNRVMEPIYREGFTPETVVSWGQEALLEKIRTIGLAPTKAKNVFRLSQILIDQHKSRVPKTKEELEALPGVGRKTANVILGELFKHPTLAVDTHVYRVTMRLGLHVEANADKCEEQLLKVVNPKYLPAAHHWFILLGRYTCKAIKPNCDACQLTDICPSYPV
- a CDS encoding Maf family protein; this translates as MTKAWALAGTQEASQFELEDDRVYAAGSQHASGCRILMEPNMNINELILGSTSKYRAMVLGQAGIRHFRQLGSAADEEAIVHSQPLAMAQLRAEAKGNGVEAPPKSIVIAGDQVLEFEGKPYGKVATADEAKARLRLFSGKTHYLHSAYALVLVGSKGQKSMQSRVVSVPMTMRALSEAEVDAYVATDEWQGCAGCYQYENRGVHLFEKVLGDSTAIIGLPMPQILCDLRDMGVNLLIDPEGPW
- a CDS encoding KamA family radical SAM protein, whose amino-acid sequence is MSRELDSPFIPEEFLAIGQDPQSLTARSAERFGVSVETFINWRWQMKHQIAEKQQLHDVLDLKDQEDLGFEQLKDLFVTGITPYYAGLMAPRLEKAEDCPVRLQAMPRTEERFDSVGVADPLDEVPHSPVKEVVHVYPDRVAFCVAQLCPVYCRYCFRKRRDDEVGLHFNRQIVDRGIDYIASNPAIRDVLITGGDPFIASDAALDNLLSRIRAIPHVDIIRFGTRTPVTLPYRVTAKLGKILAKYHPVWLNTHFNCPEELTPEAQQAIRNLVDAGVPVGNQAVLLRGVNDSEDRMLTLCRQLLKSRVRPYYVFHPHAVEGTEHLRVDLRRGMKIMKSLRGNITGFGIPTYALDTPSGKIPIQHNYMLKEDGEDLIVETIRGEIWRERSVLTEL
- a CDS encoding IS607 family transposase gives rise to the protein MKVRLTQAAKQLGVHPDTLRRWANADKIKVAGTTPGGQRLFDLNEIAQAIKSPTNRILVQDKPTVAYARVSSHDQKDDLKRQVECLQLYCSSQGWNFEVIEDLGSGMNYNKKGLKKLIKSLCNQEIGRLVIT